TCAGTCACCCTGAGGGCCGGGGGCTATATATAGTTAGTTAGTTAATATTGAATGACGCCGAAGTTAAAGGTAAGAGCATGCAGGGAGGTTTTGACGCGCGTTTGCAGCTCCGGGTGCTGGTAGTAAAGGGCATATAACATAAACTAAACGATCGAGCTTCAGGATTGCACGCCTAACTAAAAAGAAGAAAGGAGGGAGCGCATGCTGGAAGACTGGAACGTGATAGTAATAGGTGATGGCGATCGCGAGCAGGAACTGTTGGCAGCTCTGGAACCGGACGGCGAATTTGAGCGGTCGGGGTTTCGGGACGTGGTGATCGGGCACGTCGAGGATATTGTGGAGTTCCTCGAGGATGCGGAGCAGGGGAAATACCCGACGTTGCAGCGGGTAATTCCCATTGAGGATACGTTCTATACCTCGCCCGAGCTGTTAGTCGACCGGTTGAAGATGCGGCTCGAGCGGTACATCGATGAGATCGAGCCGGGCGAGACCTTCGGGATCCGCGTGGAGCGACGTGGCATGAAAGAGTCAATCTCGAGCATGAAGGTGGAGCGCGAGGTCGGTGGCTATTTCTTTGACCTGGTGGAGAAGGTACAGGGCAGGAAGCCAAAGGTGAACCTGAACCATCCGGACAAGTTGATCGCGATCGAGATCATCGGGAATCAGTGCGGCATCGGGTTCATTACGCGGGAGATGCTGGAGAAATACCGTGTGATCAAGGTGAAGTAGTGCAGGTACTCCGGGCAAAAGCGTTCGGCTATGCTTCGGTAGTTCGCAAGAGGAAGGACTGATGCGAGCGAAGAGGGTACTGACCATCGCGGGCTCGGACAGCAGCGGTGGCGCGGGGATACAGGCGGATATCAAGAGCTTTGCGGCTCTCGGCGTGCACGGGATGTCGGTGATCACCGCGATTACCGCCCAGAATTCGTCCGGTGTGCACGCGGTACACGAGGTGCCGGTCGAGATGGTGGCGGCACAGCTCGCCGCGATCACGGCAGATGAGGGCCTCAGGGTCGATTACGCGAAGACCGGTATGCTCTACTCCACCGTGATGATCGAGACGGTCGCACGGGCGCTGGAACGCTCTGAGATCCCGTTCGTGCTCGATCCGGTGATGAAAGCAGGTGCTGGTGGGGCGCTCATCGAAGATGCCGCGCTCCATGCACTGACCCTGCACCTGTTGCCGCTCTGCGCGGTGATCACGCCGAACGTGCCCGAGGCAGAAATCCTGAGCGGTTTGCCTATCAGGACCAAAGACGCGGTGAAGGCAGCCGCACGAGCGATCCACGCGCTGGGCGCAGGGGCAGTCATTATTAAGGGCGGGCATCTCGCGGATGAACTCGCCGCGGGCAGAGCGACGGATGTGCTCTACGACGGCGCATTCGCGGAGATCAGCGCACCGCTCGTGAGATCGGAGCGGATCGTGCACGGTGGCGGTTGCACCTTCTCCGCCGCCCTGGCTGCGGAGCTGGCGAAGGGGAAACCGGTGCAAGCGGCTGCTGCAACGGCGAAAGGGTTCGTCCATGACGCGATCGTCAATGGTGAGTTCGTGTCCGGATTGCTCGTGGTGAACCAAACACAGGGACTGCAAACAGACGCAGACCGATACGGGACTGCGGAGAACGTGCGGCTGGCAGTGGGCAGGTTGAAAGCGACCATCGGGTTCGAGCAGTTGATACCCGAGGTGGGCACGAACATCGGCATGGCGATCGACCGTGCGACTGGCGTGCAGGACGTTGCCGCGGTGGACGGCCGGATCGTCCGCACGGCAGAGGGGGTAAGAGCGGGCTGCGTCGCCTTCGGTGCCAGTGACCACGTGGCGCGACTGATACTGGCGATGCGGGCGCAAAACCGCGCGTACCGGAGCGCACTGAACGTTACCTTTGCACCTGAGATCCTTGCGGCCTGTCACAAGCTCGGGATGACCGTCAGCACGTTTGAGCGCGATCGCGAGCCGGAGGACGCGAATACGATGGACTGGGGCGTGGCGGAAGCGAGCAAAGCGTTCGTTCCCGACGTGATCTTCGATCGTGGAGCGGTGGGCAAGGAGCCGATGATCAGGATCTTCGGGACCTCTGCGGTCGAGGTCGTGGAGAAGGTGCGAAGGATCGTGGCCGCGTTAACGTACGTATAAAAGCTTTTTCTTACTCTCCTCAAAGCCATCGCTCTTATGTAACTGAGTACGTAAGTAACGAACGAAAGAACGAACGAACGAAAGTCCGATGAAGAAGGTTATTCGCGACCCACTCCACGGCTATATCGAATTCGATGAGCTCGCCCGTGCGCTCATAGATACGATGGAGCTGCAGCGGCTGCGGCGTATCCACCAGCTCGGGTTCGCCTATCTCGTCTACCCGGGCGCGAACCACACGCGGTTCGAGCATTCGCTCGGCACGTATCATCTGTTGTGCCTGCTGCTCGACCGGCTCGAGGTGCCCGCAGCAGAAGAGCAAGAGCTGCTCGCGGCCGCGCTGATACACGACGTGGGACACGGTCCGTACTCGCACGTGACCGAGCCACTGCTCAAGAAGTACACCGGGAAGGGGCATGAGGATATCGAGACGGTGCTCTTCCCCGAGCGGGCCGAGCAGGACGGTGCCCGGAGGTCTGAGACGATTACCCCGACGATTGCGGAAATCCTCGATGCGTTTAGATTGGACAAGCGCGCGGTGCGGGGCTATATCAAAGGAGAGCGGGCGGAGTGCTGGACGAAACGGGATCTCTCGCGGATACTCAACGGCGAGATCGATGTGGACAAGATGGATTATCTGGTACGTGATTCGTACTATACCGGCGTGGCCTACGGCGTGGTGGACAACACGCGCCTCATTCACGGCCTGGATTTTGTCAATGACGAGCTCGTGCTCACCGAGAAGGGGATTCTGCCTGCCGAATATCTGCTCTTCTCGCGGTTCCTGATGCAGCCGACGGTCTATAACCACCATACCGGGCGGATCGCGCAGCTGATGTTCACGGCTGCTCTGGATGCCGTTATAGGAGCAAAAACCGATGCGTATGACTGCGCTGCCGCACTGCGACGTATGGACGACGCGGAGATAACTATCCAGCTCAGAAACGCGGACGGGTATCCACAGGAGATGATCAGGCGGATCGAGGCGCGACGGCTGTTCAAACGCGCGGTATATACGACCCTCAGCGATCTGGACCCGAGCGTTGTTGACACATTAGGGGACGACCATGAGGTGGAAGCGCTCACCTTAGAGCTCAGTCAGCGTGCGGGCGTTGACCCACGCTACGTGCTGCTGGACGTGCAAAAGCCCCGGAACGAGGTATTAGCAGAGAGCACCGCGAAGGTGGTCGTCGGGCACGAGTCCCGGAGTTTACGCGAAGTCTCCTCGCTCGTCGCCTTACTCAGTCGCGAGTTGGAGAAGCGGTACAAAATCGGCGTGTATACCCCTGATGAACACCGCGGTGCGGTGAAGCATGCAGCAGAAGCGATCTTATGGCCGTGAAACCGGCCGATGAGTACGCAGCACAGCAGATCACGCCCCTTTCGCCGCTTCCACCGCAGGCGGGGCGAAGATATCCGCAAGCGATTTCCGACCGTACTCCTTCACCACGACGTTGACCTGCGAGATCTCCGTGGAGATCTCAGTACCGCGCACGGATTTCCGGCGGCGTTTGCCCTGCTCCTTCGGATTGTACCCGGGCGGGCTCGTGATCAATATTCGCTTCCGCGCCGATCCCGCAACGTCCTTCCGCATCGGCATCCCCTGCATGTCCGAGCCACCGGTTATCTCCAGCACGTAACCGCCGAGCCCGATGATGTCCGCATCCACGAGGTCACCGATACGCTTCCCAATGAACAGCGCGTTCGCTTCCGCATCCTTGCCCTCGAGCTTGTACGCCTTTCCGGTCTTCGAATCACTTATCACTATCTGCATCTTCGTGCTCCCTTTACGTTCACCACCATACACTATCACCTTTCTTACTTAAATTATACCCGGCCACGGTGCTGATCCCGGGAACCAGGCAGTGACGGTAATCGCGCTCGCGATCGCCCGTAGAGAGAGCAGCCCGGGGTTACCGTAGCGTTTTATTCCGCCCGGAACTGCCGTCTTCGCTTGATCTCCTGCAGTTCCTCGAGCACCTCCAGCTCTTCGGGGGAGAGCACGCCGCTGTGTCTCTTGAGCTCCTCAACTTCCTCTTCCTTCAGGTTCACGTAGAGCACGTCGTTCTCGTTAATCTGCCGGCCGACGGTGGGCTTCCGGAGCGCGATCGCGACCTGCATCCCCTGCTCGGCACGTGATATCCGTTCGCCCTTGTCCTGGATCTCGTTGATCGGGCCGATGTTCGAGCCGTCGAGCTTCAGGAGCTCCACACCGGTCTTGATCTTGCCGGCTACAATGTCCACACCGACGATCGCGGGTTTGCTCTGCCTGAAGAGGCAGCCGGGCAGTATCCTGACCTTTGCAGGCGTGTTCATGCGCTCGAGCAGCGCGCGCTTCTCCTGCTCATGCTCGTGCTTCACCCAGGCCTCATAGTCCTCGATCAGCCGGTAAATCACGTCGTTTACGAATACGGGAAGCGCCATCTGCTCAGCTAACTCCTTCGCATCGGGCAGGAGACCAACACTGAACCCGAAGATCACCCGTAAATACCGGTCGCGCACCGTCGTCGCCTCCATCACATCGTGTTTCGAGATGTTCCCGACGTCCGCGCGCATGATCGCCTCAATGCCCTGCTCCTTCAATTCCTGCGCGAGCGCTTCCAGCGAGCCCATGGTGTCCGCTTTGATAATGAGCCCTTCGGGCACCGTCGCCAATTTGAGCGCGTCGAGTGCGCTCTTCACGTCCGCTTTCACCGCGTCCCGACTCTCCGCTGCAAGCACCACGCGCACCTGCGAGCCGGGCAGTGCGAACTCCAGGTTCGGTGCCACGATCTTCACCCCAGCCGCGGCATGCACGGTCTTCACCCGCTCGAATTTGCGCTCTGTGCGTATCTCCTGGAGTGCTCGGGGCTTCAAAAGCCCTTTCACCTTCGTCACGATCGGCTCCTCGTCCGTGCTGCCCACCACGATCGTATCGCCGACGCTCAGCTTGCCATCGTAGAGGATCACGTCGAGCGTGGTGCCGAGCCCCTTCTCCTCCTTCTTCTCCAGGATCGTGCCCACACCCGCCTCTTCCACATGCAGCCCCAGGGTGCGTTCGAAGTACTTCTGTGACAGCCCGATCAGTACCAGGAGCAGATCCGCAATGCCCTCGCCGGTCTTCGCACTCACGGGCACAATGGCGACATTCTTCGCGAAATCCTTTATCCGGTCGTATCGATCAGCGGAGAAGCCCTTCTCGTGTAGATCGCCCGCAACGGTATAAATCCGGGTGTCGATCTCCTGCTGCAGATATTCCGGCTGCGTACGGTAATTGAGGATAAAGGGCTGTTTCTTCGAGTGCCAGCCCCGTATCCGGTCGATCTTCGTAAGCACGACGACGAACGGCGTCTTCAGCATCCGCAGCACGTTCAGCGATTCGTAGGTCTGCGGCTGAAAGCCTTCCATCACATCGATCACGATGACCGCAACGTCCGCGAGCGCGCTGCCGCGTTTGCGTAACGAGGCGAAAGCATGATGGCCGGGAGTATCAATGAAGAGCAGCCCGGGGATCTTGATTCCGGACCAATCAGAGCGTAAGGGCTGGCAAATCGCCTTGATCGTCTCTATAGGGATCTCCGTGGCGCCGATATGCTGCGTAACGCGACCTGCTTCCTTCTCCGCCACCGCGGTGCCGCGCAGGGAATCGAGTAACGTGGTCTTCCCGTGGTCGATGTGCCCCACGACAGAGAGTATCGGTGTCCTGATCGCGCGTTCCGTGCTCATACCGCTCGCCCCCCAGACTCATTTCAGTCACGTTCGTTTAGTTCTTTTTAGGCCACCAGGAGAAAAAGCCCTTCTGCTCACCCGCATCATCGTGGTGGTCCCCTTCGCGCTCACGCTCCTCCTGATCAAATTCCAGGAGCAATTCCTTCTGCCGCTTGCTCAGCTTTCGCGGCGTCTGCACCCGTACGCGCACGACCAAATCCCCGCGGCCGTGGCCTTTCAGGTCCGGCATCCCCTTATGCTTCAGCACAAAGGTCGTGCCCGATTGTGTGCCCGGCGGTATCTTCAGCCGCTCACTGTTGCCATCAATCGTGCTCACCTCGATCTCATCGCTGAGCGCGGCCTGCGCGAATCGCAGGGGGACCTCGCAGAGGAGATCGTTCCCCGACCGCAGGAAGAAGTCATGCGCACGTACCTGCAGCACCACGTACAGATCGCCCGGTGGCCCGCCTCGCTCGCCTGCGCTGCCTTCGCCCGCGATGCGCAACCGACTGCCGGTGTCCACGCCGGGCGGCACCTTGACGGTAAGCTCCTTCGTCATCCGTAATCGCCCGCGACCGTTGCAGTGTGTACAGGGGTTCTGGATTATCTGACCCGCGCCAGCACAGCGCGGGCAGGCGGAGATAGAAATGAGCTGCGCA
This genomic interval from Methanomicrobia archaeon contains the following:
- the thiD gene encoding bifunctional hydroxymethylpyrimidine kinase/phosphomethylpyrimidine kinase, with the translated sequence MRAKRVLTIAGSDSSGGAGIQADIKSFAALGVHGMSVITAITAQNSSGVHAVHEVPVEMVAAQLAAITADEGLRVDYAKTGMLYSTVMIETVARALERSEIPFVLDPVMKAGAGGALIEDAALHALTLHLLPLCAVITPNVPEAEILSGLPIRTKDAVKAAARAIHALGAGAVIIKGGHLADELAAGRATDVLYDGAFAEISAPLVRSERIVHGGGCTFSAALAAELAKGKPVQAAAATAKGFVHDAIVNGEFVSGLLVVNQTQGLQTDADRYGTAENVRLAVGRLKATIGFEQLIPEVGTNIGMAIDRATGVQDVAAVDGRIVRTAEGVRAGCVAFGASDHVARLILAMRAQNRAYRSALNVTFAPEILAACHKLGMTVSTFERDREPEDANTMDWGVAEASKAFVPDVIFDRGAVGKEPMIRIFGTSAVEVVEKVRRIVAALTYV
- a CDS encoding HD domain-containing protein, which translates into the protein MKKVIRDPLHGYIEFDELARALIDTMELQRLRRIHQLGFAYLVYPGANHTRFEHSLGTYHLLCLLLDRLEVPAAEEQELLAAALIHDVGHGPYSHVTEPLLKKYTGKGHEDIETVLFPERAEQDGARRSETITPTIAEILDAFRLDKRAVRGYIKGERAECWTKRDLSRILNGEIDVDKMDYLVRDSYYTGVAYGVVDNTRLIHGLDFVNDELVLTEKGILPAEYLLFSRFLMQPTVYNHHTGRIAQLMFTAALDAVIGAKTDAYDCAAALRRMDDAEITIQLRNADGYPQEMIRRIEARRLFKRAVYTTLSDLDPSVVDTLGDDHEVEALTLELSQRAGVDPRYVLLDVQKPRNEVLAESTAKVVVGHESRSLREVSSLVALLSRELEKRYKIGVYTPDEHRGAVKHAAEAILWP
- a CDS encoding 30S ribosomal protein S6e; its protein translation is MQIVISDSKTGKAYKLEGKDAEANALFIGKRIGDLVDADIIGLGGYVLEITGGSDMQGMPMRKDVAGSARKRILITSPPGYNPKEQGKRRRKSVRGTEISTEISQVNVVVKEYGRKSLADIFAPPAVEAAKGA
- a CDS encoding translation initiation factor IF-2: MSTERAIRTPILSVVGHIDHGKTTLLDSLRGTAVAEKEAGRVTQHIGATEIPIETIKAICQPLRSDWSGIKIPGLLFIDTPGHHAFASLRKRGSALADVAVIVIDVMEGFQPQTYESLNVLRMLKTPFVVVLTKIDRIRGWHSKKQPFILNYRTQPEYLQQEIDTRIYTVAGDLHEKGFSADRYDRIKDFAKNVAIVPVSAKTGEGIADLLLVLIGLSQKYFERTLGLHVEEAGVGTILEKKEEKGLGTTLDVILYDGKLSVGDTIVVGSTDEEPIVTKVKGLLKPRALQEIRTERKFERVKTVHAAAGVKIVAPNLEFALPGSQVRVVLAAESRDAVKADVKSALDALKLATVPEGLIIKADTMGSLEALAQELKEQGIEAIMRADVGNISKHDVMEATTVRDRYLRVIFGFSVGLLPDAKELAEQMALPVFVNDVIYRLIEDYEAWVKHEHEQEKRALLERMNTPAKVRILPGCLFRQSKPAIVGVDIVAGKIKTGVELLKLDGSNIGPINEIQDKGERISRAEQGMQVAIALRKPTVGRQINENDVLYVNLKEEEVEELKRHSGVLSPEELEVLEELQEIKRRRQFRAE